The sequence GTGGGCGGGTGGAGCCTGCCGATGATCTGCCCGGTGCTGACCATGGGGTAAACGCCCCTGTCGCGGAAGTCGAGGCGGCCCGCTTCGTCTTCGGTGCCGGTCTCCTCTCGGGTCGCCACCAGGGATTCCAGCCAGCCGTCGCGGCCCGGCACAGGGTGCGCGCCCTGGACCAGTACCTGGTTGGGTAGGGGCATGCTCATCTCAGCCGCCTGCCGCAGCTTCTCGGCCAGGATCTGCAGGTCCACGGGGATGAGCACGCCCATGTCGCGCAGTTCCTTTTCGATCCGCTGGGGGGTGATGGGTTTGTCCTGAAAGTCCTTGTGGAAGATGGTCCCCACCACCTCGACTTCGTCCGGGGTGATATGGGCAACGGGATCGACCCAGATCTTGTTGTCACGGATGCGGGCCATGCCCCAGACTTGGGAGTAGTAGGCTTCCTTGGCCGGGTCCCAGGCGACGTTGTCCCCCACCGTGACCTTGACGGGCTTGGGGCTGAACGTGCCCTTGGGATGCAGGATGCGGCCGTCGATGGACTGGCCGTCGGCCGCCTCGGTTGCCGGGCGGAAACGCAGGAAACGGTCTTCAGGAAAAACCGGAAATTCCAGGTTGCCCAACCCGGCCAGGGCGGCTTCCTGAGGCTCCTGGGGCGGGATGCCCCGGACCAGGGTGATGCCCCGGAACTCGCCCCCGGTCTTGACTGCCTCCACGATGCGCTTGGCCGCGTCTTCATCCACGGGCAGCCGCACGCCGGCAGCGGCGACCTGGGCTTTGAGCAGCGCAACGCTCGGCCCCTGCCCTCCGTTGGGAGGGAAGTACCGATTGACGCCCAGCTTCATGCCGTCCTCGGACATGGAGAAACGGAATATCGCGTCGGGACTTGTTTTCAGGGCCTCTTCATCCGTCATGACGCACCGCTTTGCATGATGAATGGAACAAGCGGGCGCCCGGCCGAGCCATTCAGCCGGGTTCACACCCTTTGTTACACATATCACAGCCCTCAGCCCGATGGCAATCGGCTGATAAAACGGTATTTTCAGGAATAGTTACGTATTTCGGGAAAGAGACAGCCGCCAGTACAGCTCTTCGAGGAGCCCGGCCAAATCGGCATAGATGCCGCCCGGTTCCGGTGGCAGGCCGAACAGGGCGCGGCGCTGCTCCCTGAGGCCTTCCTTGGAGACCGCCCCGGAGTCCGAGTGGAACACGGTCATGGCCAACCGTTCCGCCAGCAGATAGCCTGTCAGCCCGTTGCCGAGCAGGTCCATGAGCACGCGGAAACGGTCCCGGTGTTCGGCCCAGAAGGACAGGGCCGCGTCGTTGGGTTCTCCGGCCATGGACTCACAGATGAGCGAGTAGAGGGTGTTCACGCCCGCGCCGGGAATACCGCGCCGCCAACCCAGGAGCCAGGGGTTGCGCCAGAAGAGCAGGAAGTGCTCGGTTCCGGTGCGGATGATTTCCTCCATGATTCGGCGGGCGCGCATGAGCACCGCGTCCTCCCAGAGGACGTTGCGGGCCGCCACATCCCAGGCCGGGACCGGGCCGCGCTCGGAGACTGCGGACTGCGGTTCGTCGAGCACCTGGCCGAGTATGTGCGAAAGCCAGCGGTTGGCCTGGTTGGAGGCGGGGGTCTCCAGGTGGGCGTAGCTCAGGATGACGCGCCCCCGGCCGAACCCGTTTGAGGCCACCACGGGCGAACCGTTCATGAAATCGGGGCTCAGATTCACGCCGTAGAGTGCTTCCCAGT is a genomic window of uncultured Pseudodesulfovibrio sp. containing:
- a CDS encoding BPL-N domain-containing protein; translation: MSSIHIYWDESHFWGLLAARALTAWGVPNRLVRGSEIADGALSGKFGEVPAALLVPGGRAKGKADRLGERGMEAVRDYVDNGGTYLGFCGGAGLALSTPYGLGLSPWTRKGYRNRLHHFLSGHVHASLDTKNDLVPDGMDAALLPVWWPGRFDPVDPSVQVLARYGEPGPDFWVADLNLATLPKGTMADWEALYGVNLSPDFMNGSPVVASNGFGRGRVILSYAHLETPASNQANRWLSHILGQVLDEPQSAVSERGPVPAWDVAARNVLWEDAVLMRARRIMEEIIRTGTEHFLLFWRNPWLLGWRRGIPGAGVNTLYSLICESMAGEPNDAALSFWAEHRDRFRVLMDLLGNGLTGYLLAERLAMTVFHSDSGAVSKEGLREQRRALFGLPPEPGGIYADLAGLLEELYWRLSLSRNT